In Gloeocapsa sp. DLM2.Bin57, a single window of DNA contains:
- a CDS encoding glutaminase A produces the protein MISLNNLQQQQLDNWIDYARAQAQQGVILEYIPLLNAVDSNAFAVCILTKEEKIFSQGDTTAIVPLMSVIKPFLLLYLLDYYGAEIIFQRVGKQPSIYPFNSLLQLRQDQGFPRNPMLNSGAMSLAALLPGKDGYTRCENLRIWLNDQANCNLELEQSVLDSVKSLPNQKNQALIQELFNQGYIIEPFTTLDTYNHICCLAGNILDFAKLGMLLIDNNPNEAIVREVMLSCGLYEASQDFQNQIGLPTKSGVSGIVLSIIPQQGAIACYSPPLNFQGNSVVGLALIKLIAQYLQG, from the coding sequence ATGATATCCCTCAACAACCTTCAACAACAACAATTAGACAATTGGATTGATTACGCTCGCGCTCAAGCTCAACAAGGAGTTATCCTAGAGTATATACCTTTACTCAACGCTGTTGACTCTAATGCTTTTGCTGTGTGTATCCTCACTAAAGAAGAGAAAATATTCTCTCAAGGAGATACCACAGCAATAGTTCCTCTGATGAGTGTAATTAAACCTTTTTTATTATTATATCTATTAGACTATTACGGAGCTGAAATTATTTTTCAACGAGTAGGTAAACAACCCTCTATTTATCCTTTTAATTCTCTACTGCAATTACGTCAAGATCAAGGTTTTCCTAGGAATCCGATGCTTAATAGTGGTGCAATGAGTTTAGCTGCTTTACTTCCTGGAAAAGATGGTTATACTCGTTGTGAAAATCTGCGTATCTGGTTAAATGATCAAGCCAATTGTAACCTAGAACTTGAACAATCTGTACTTGATTCGGTTAAATCTCTCCCTAATCAAAAAAATCAAGCACTGATTCAGGAGTTATTTAATCAAGGTTATATAATTGAGCCTTTTACTACTCTTGATACCTATAATCATATCTGTTGTTTAGCAGGAAATATCCTTGATTTCGCTAAACTAGGAATGCTTCTAATAGATAATAATCCTAACGAAGCGATCGTTAGAGAAGTAATGTTAAGTTGTGGACTCTATGAAGCTTCCCAAGATTTTCAAAATCAAATAGGATTACCTACTAAATCCGGAGTCAGTGGTATTGTCCTCTCTATTATACCCCAACAAGGAGCGATCGCCTGTTATAGTCCACCCCTAAATTTTCAGGGTAATTCCGTAGTCGGATTAGCCTTAATTAAGCTTATCGCCCAATATTTGCAAGGATAG
- a CDS encoding RNA methyltransferase, protein MNNKLLNNLKIILVEPAGPLNVGSVARVMKNLGLTQLVLVKPHCNPLGAEARQMAVHAEDVLTNAQQVDDLAEALQGCQRAIATTARIRTGGLLLESPREALPWLISANLQTALIFGPEDRGLSNEELNYAQRYVYIPTNPEYPSLNLAQAVAICAYELSQLVEKVSVNDTVVREDLASLDALEGYYQQLEQLLLNIGYLYPHTASARMAKIKRLYAKAQLTKEEVTTLRGILSQINWALVYNSSQTKDKSG, encoded by the coding sequence ATGAATAATAAATTACTTAATAACCTGAAAATTATTTTAGTCGAACCCGCAGGACCACTGAATGTTGGTTCAGTAGCGCGGGTAATGAAAAATTTAGGCTTAACACAATTAGTGTTAGTTAAACCCCATTGTAACCCTTTAGGAGCAGAAGCGCGTCAAATGGCGGTACACGCCGAAGATGTTTTAACCAACGCACAACAAGTGGATGATTTAGCTGAAGCTTTACAGGGATGTCAAAGGGCGATCGCCACTACTGCTAGAATACGTACGGGAGGTTTATTATTAGAATCACCTCGGGAAGCTTTACCCTGGTTAATCTCAGCCAATCTTCAGACTGCTTTAATTTTTGGTCCTGAAGATCGAGGTTTAAGCAACGAAGAGCTTAATTATGCGCAAAGATATGTTTATATTCCCACTAACCCTGAGTATCCTTCTTTAAATTTAGCCCAAGCGGTAGCTATTTGCGCTTATGAGTTATCCCAATTAGTGGAAAAAGTATCTGTTAACGATACCGTGGTTAGGGAGGATTTAGCCAGTTTAGATGCACTAGAGGGATATTATCAGCAATTAGAGCAATTATTATTAAATATAGGTTATCTCTATCCCCATACAGCTAGTGCGAGAATGGCAAAAATAAAGCGTCTGTATGCTAAAGCACAATTAACCAAAGAAGAAGTAACTACTCTTAGGGGTATTCTCAGTCAAATCAACTGGGCTTTAGTTTATAATTCGAGTCAAACAAAGGATAAATCCGGGTAA